The following DNA comes from Pirellulales bacterium.
GCGGACCCACGGTTTACAAACCCAGCCACATTGGGCACATGGTGGGGCCGGTCATTTTCGACGCCATTAAGCGCTACTTGGTTTACCTGGGATACAAAGTCACTTGGGTCGTGAATGTGACCGATGTCGACGACAAGCTGATCAAGGAATCGACCGCCCGCAACATGACCATGGCCAAACTGGCCGAGGAAATGACGGCCGATTATTTGCACAATTTGGACGCGCTGGGCGTGGACACCATCGATCACTTCCCCAAAGCCACGGACAACATCGACGAAATTATTCGCTTCACCCAATCGCTGATCGACAAGGGCTTCGCCTACGAGTCGGAAGGCGATGTCTATTTCGAAGTGGCGAAAGATTCCGGTTACGGCAAGCTCAGCCGCCGCACGGCCGAAAGCTTGCAAGGCGAAGGCGGGGATATGTGGGAGCGTAAACGCTCTCCCGGCGATTTCGCCCTGTGGAAAAGCGCCAAGCCAGGCGAGCCCGCGTGGGAGAGCCCTTGGGGTAAAGGCCGCCCGGGCTGGCACATCGAGTGCTCCGCCATGAGCCACCGCATTTTAGGCGAAACGTTCGACATTCACGGCGGCGGACTCGATTTGATTTTTCCCCATCACGAAAACGAAATTGCCCAAAGCGAATGCGCCAACGGCAAGCCGCAAGCCAAATACTGGCTGCACAACGGCTTGATGCAAGCCGCCGCCGAAACCGGCAAAATCGGCGGCCGCAACACCCGCACCCAAAATCCCGCAGGCGCCACTGCTGGGTTGCCGAGCAGTGCAAGTGCAGCAAGTGCCACCGCCAATCCCCAAGCCGGCGATTTGTCGTCGCAGCAAACAGGCAAAATCAGCAAATCGACCGGCGCCAGCGCTTTTCGCGATCTGCTTTCGCGCCACCAGCCGGAAACCATCCGCTTCTTTTTGCTCTCCACGCATTACCGCAGCCCCATCCAATACAGCGAAGAGTTGCTGCAAGGCAAAGCGCAAAATTTGGAGAGTTTTTACCGCTTCTTCAAGCTGCTGGAGCGCATTACCGGCCGCAATTTTTACAGCCTGCAATCGGCCACGACTCGTGCTGCCGGGGAATTCAACCCCACGGGCAATTCTTTGTTGACCGAGGTGGCCGCACTCCGCCAAAAATTTCTCGAAGCCATGGACGACGATTTCAACACCGGCGCCGGCACTGCCGTGTTGTTTGAGCTGCTCACGGCACTCAATAAATATGTTGCTGCGGAAAAACTGGAAGCCGGCCAGCCCGACGCCGCCAAAGTGGCCGCGCTGGAAAAAGGCGCCACGGTCCTCAAAGAGCTCGCCGCGATCCTCGGTTTGTTTCGTAAGCCGGTCGAGCAAAAATCCGCCGGCGATGATGGGGCGCTTGTTGCTTCGCTGGTGAAGCTTGTCACCGAGCTGCAAACCGCCGGCAAGCTGGCCGAGCCGGCTGCGGCAGCGGCGGCTGCGGCCAGTGCGCAAACCGATTCACTCATGAAATTGCTGATCGATGCCCGCGCCGCTGCCCGCAAGAACAAAGATTTCGCCACCGGCGATTTAATTCGCAACCGACTCACGGAGTTGGGCATCACGTTGGAAGACCGCCCCGGCGGCACCGAGTGGAACCGAGCGTAACGGAACAGTCATGCTCAACCGCAAGCGTCGGGCAAGCCCGGCGGCTAAAACGTCCGCCCCCTGTCCATCGCCCGCTCCGCACTCCCCATTCCCCATTCCCCATTCCCCATTTCCTACCCGCATTCTCGGCATCGATCCGGGCCTCAACATCACCGGCTACGGCGTTTTGGAACGCAACGAAAAAAATCCCAAGCAGCCGCGGGTTATCGAAGCCGGCGTCATTCGCGGCAACGCCAAGCAATCGCTGGAAGATCGTTTGGCCGAAATTCATGCTGGCGTGGCCGACTGTATCGCCACACTTAAGCCCGGCGTCATGGCTCTGGAGCAGCTTTATTCTCACGTGGCCCATCCGCGCACCAGCATTTTGATGGGCCATGCCCGCGGAGTCATCTGCCTGGCCGCCGCCCAGGCTGGAATTGCTGTCATCCATTACCCATCCACGCAAATTAAGCGAATTCTGACGGGCAACGGTCGGGCCTCCAAAGAACAAATGCAATTGGCCATCCAGCGAGAATTGCGGCTGGACGAGCTGCCCGACCCGCCCGACGTGGCCGATGCCCTGGCGGTGGCGGTGTGTCATTATTATCTTGGTCGGCGAGAGCAAGAATCCGCCTTGGCGAACGAACAACCCGCAAGCCGATTATAAAGCCGCGACCGGTGGTCGCGCTGTGCTAAGCCGCAAGCGAATCACCACTCACCTACTCACCCCTCTCTCCGTTACCCCGTGATCACAAACATTTCTGGCCGCCTGCTGCGTGTGGATGTCGAATCGCTCACGCTGCAAGTCGGCGCGTTCCAATACGAAGTGCTGATTCCCGAGTTCGCCCGGCGGCGGCTGCAATCGCAGGTCGATCACGATATCAGCCTGCACACCATCGAATACTTGGAAGGCAATGCCATGGGCGGCCGCATGACCCCGCGGTTGATCGGCTTTCTCACCGAAGTGGAACGCGAATTTTTTGACCTGGTGTGTGAAGTGGACGGCGTGGGCGTAAAAAAAGCCCTCCGGGCGATGGTCCGACCGGTGCGCGAAGTGGCCACCGCCATTGAAGAGCAAGATGTGAAATCGCTTTCCGGCCTGCCAGGCATCGGTCCCGCCACGGCGGAGCGCATGGTGGCCAAGCTGCGCCGCAAAATGCCCAAATTCGCCCTGATGGTGGCCCGCGACGAGCCGCGCGCACCGGAAACGGAAGCCGACCGCGACATCCTGCGCGAAACCTTCGACGCTCTGCGTTCCCTGGGCCACAGCGAGCACGATGCCCGCCGCTTGATTGAGACTGCCCTGGAAACCAAAAAGAAGCCCAAAACCGTGGAAGAAATGCTGCAAGCGATTTATCAGAATAGCCACAAGAAGTGATACGAATTATTTACCGCAGAGGACGCGGAGGGACGCAGAGAATGATTAGGAAACCTGGAATTGAGGAATACAGGAAAAAGCCATCGGAAATACATTCAAACCAATTGTATTTGTCTGTTCATATTTTTTCATTTTCCTGGTTTCCTGGCTTCCTCATAAAATCTGCCGCCTCTGCGTTCCTCAGTGTCCTCTGTGGTTAATTCATCCGGCTGAATTCAATTAACATGCCCACTCCTGCTGCCACTGCCGAACTTGCTCACACGGCCGCCCCGCAAGGGCACGCCTGCGCCAATTGCGGCTCGCCGGTGGAATTGGGCGATAAATTTTGCAACGTGTGCGGCGCGCCGCAGCCGGTGGCCGAACAAACCCAACCCATTGCGCCGGTAACCCGCACGGTCGAATGCAAAAATTGCGGGGCCAAGCTCACGTTGGCCGCCGATCAGCGCAGCATCACCTGCCCGTTTTGCGATTCCAACATGGTGGTCGAAAGCACCGATGAGCAAACCGGCCGGCAACCACCGGAATTTATCATCGGCTTTGCCATCACGCCGCAGCAAGCGCTGGAAAAGTTCCGCGCCTGGCTGCGCGAAAGCGGCATGTTTCGTCCCGGCGATTTAAGCACCGCCAAAATCGAAGAAAAACTTCGCGGCGTGTATTTGCCGTTCTGGTCGTTTTCCATGCTCGCCCAAAGCCAGTGGTCGGCGCAAATTGGCGAGCACTGGTATCGCACCGAAACGTACACCACCATCATCAATGGCAAGCCGGTAACCCAAACCCGTACTGTCACCGAAACCGAATGGTGGAGTCTCGCCGGCCAGCACCACAATTATTACAGCGGCTACCTGGTCTCCGGCAGCAAGGGCTTGCCGCAAGCCGATGCAGAGCGCATCAAGCCGTTTCGCTTGGCGGCGCTCAAACGCTACCAGCCCTATTTCTTAGCCGGCTGGCTGAGCGAAGAATACAGTGTCCGGCGCGACGCAGCGCTACCCCAGTGCCAACAGGAATTTTTGCACTGGGAACAGCGGAACGTGGAAAATTTTCTCCCCGGCGATACCCACTCGCAGGTGTTGGTCAATTGCGATTTCAGCGACGTCAATTCCGATTTAATTTTACTGCCCGTGTATTTGCTTTCGTATCGCTACGGGGACAAGCTGTATCGTTTCCTACTGAACGGCCAAACCGGCAAAACGACCGGCGACAAACCGTATTCGCAAATTCGCATTGGCGTGGCGGTGGCCATTGGCCTTGTGGTGGCGGTTATTTTGTGGTGGCTGGCATCGCACCGATGAACCGGATTTTTACCACAGAGACACGGAGACACGGAGAATAAATTCTTATTAGGAAGCCTGGAACCCAGGAATGGATAATGCGATCTCGCTGCCGATTTCTGATTTCTTGGCTTCTTGATAAATGAGAATGTTTTCTCTGCGTCTCAGCGTCTCCGCGGTTCAAAACTGCTCCGTGTCTCCGTGGTTAAATTTCTCTTTGCTAACTCCTATGCCCGACATTCTCCTCAAATGCACTGTTTGCGGCGCACTCTTGGACGAGGAAGATTTATTCTGCCCCAACTGCGGCACCGAAGCGCCCACGGGCAATTCCAACGCCGCCACATCGTCCGCCGAAAATAGCCCGACTGTGCCAGTCGGGGCAGTATCAGTCGGGGCAGTGCCAGTCGGTGCCGCCTCACAAACTCCCTCTCCCCCGGGGGGAGGGGATGGGGTGAGGGGAAATGACGCCGTCGTTGCCTCCCCGGCCACCGATCACCGACCACCGACCACGAACAACACCCCTGCCACCCATCAAACCACCTGCAATTTCGCTTGCCGCGGTTGCGGCGCTTCGATGAGTTACGATGCCAGCGCCCAAACGCTCCGCTGCCCCTTCTGCGGTTCCGAGCAGCTCGAAAAAAAGCCCGACGCCAAAGAAATTGCTCCCGACGCCGTGGTCCCTTTCAGCATTTCGCGCGATCAGGCCGTGGCCAACATGCGCCAGTGGTTGGGCCAAGGCTTTTGGCGTCCCGGCGATTTGGCTCAGCAGGCCGCCATCGTCAAAATGACGGCGGTCTACATTCCCTATTGGGTGTTCGATGCCCAAACGCATACCAATTGGGCCGCCGACAGCAGCCACACGCCGGCGGGCGCGCGAGCCAGTTGGTATCCGGTCGCCGGCCAGCACGAAGGGGAATATTCCGGCTTGCTTGTCGGCGCCAGCGGCGCGCTTACGGGAGCGGAAACCGCCGCGCTGTGCCCGTTCGATCTGTCGGCCGCCGCGGCCCCCAATGCCGGTGATTTGAAAAATGCCATTTACGAGCGATTCACCGTGCCGCGCAAATACGCCCGGCCGCTGGCCCGTCAGGGTTTGGAAGCTGGCGAATCCGACGCCTGTCAGCAATACGTGACGGGCAAATGCCGCAACATGCACGTGAATGTGCGGATTACCAATCTCGACAGCCACCCTATGCTGCTGCCCGTGTGGATCATGGCCTATCGCTACCGCGACCAGGTGTTCCGCTTTTTGTGCAATGGGCAAACGGGCAAATGCTCCGGGCAGGCCCCGGTGTCGTACAAAAAAATTGGCGTGGCCGTGGCGATTGCAGCCATCATCATTGCGCTGATTCTGTTTTGGCTGCTCTTCCTCGGCGGCGGCGGTCGACATCGCGAAGCGCGCTGGAATGGGTTTTCGGCGACGCCAACCATTTTGCCCATTGTCGAGTTAAATCAATTCCGTGATTGTCAATCGACAAGGTTAGCTGGCTATTTTCATCGAGACAGTCTGCCGACCGCCGTTAAGGTATAATGGAATGCCACTGCGTGTTTACCGTAATATTTACGCTTCGGGATCGGTGCCGCAAAACTGGGCGCCGTCGCGCGGCCGAACCTTGAAGTACCCAGTTGCGAACAAGCAACTATTGCAGCATTTACGCCAATTAGCGAAAGGCAAATGGCAGAAAGTCATCAAAGGCGGCACCACTGGAGAAGTCCATTTTTTCGAGCACCAATCCGGTCAAGTTGCCGGCGTTAAGTTTCTTCCACGGGATGTTACCGATGAAAGCAATTGATCTGGCCAAGTTTTTATCCGGCGAACAGCAACTCGAAGGACAACTGGCCATGTTTGCGCTGCTGAATCTGGGCATCGTGGAATCGTTAGATAGCGGCGAGCTAAGTCCATCCAATGCGCTGCGGCTGTTTTACAATGCCGATAACTGCTTGCATGTGCGAAAGACCCTGCGCGACAAAACCGCCGACCAAATCATGGGGCACGGCGTTCAACTGCAAGATTTGATCGATGCCTTACCCGGCGACCAGGCTCAACAAGAATTCCAGCGCGAATTGGTTGCGATTCGTTCGCTATGCTTGGAATTACTGCATCAGCACCAGTTGGCGGCTTAGATCATCACTGCCTAATAAGGCATTAACGTCCATATCCACCACCAAAGAAACCATGAGCCGCATTATCGCCGAGCAACCCGACGATAGTTCCTACGACGAAATTTTCCGCGAATTGACCATGGCCCGCATGATTGAATGCGGCTTGGAAGATTCGGAGCAGGGCCGTACGCTCGGCGACGATGAAATGAAACGGAGGATGGACCGTTGGGGCAAATAAATTGGACGCACGAAGCCGAGCGGTGGCTGCGCGAAATCCACGATTACATTGCCCAAGATAATCCGTCGGCCGCTAAACGAACTGCCTACGGCATCTATCACAAGGTTCAACTGCTGAAGCTTCTATAGCTTGTCTGCTTTGCGCCGTGATCGCCAAAGGAAGGCCAGCCCACTTGCCGCGGTCAATAACACCGCCGCGCTCGGCTCCGGCAGCGGCACCAGAATCGGGCTAGATTCTGCGCTGCTTCCCGCAGCAATTGAAGTGCCGTCGGGCAAGCCCGGCAACGGCTGGAAGTTGCTTCCCGTGGGCGGCTCGTACACGTTGTTCAAATCGTCCAGCGGAATCTGTGTGTCCGAGAGGAAGAACTTGGTATCGAAGCTGAACATCGGCCCATCTCCGGCCGTGTCGTTATTGCCGATGCCAACTTGAATGTTGGAACCGTTGGGTACTTGCAGCTCCGACCATTCACCCCCGACGTTCTGGTTGCCCAGCTCGATGGTGCTGTACAAAATCAGGAATTGCGTGTTCGGGCCAAAAGTCGGATTGCCCGGACTCAAATTATCGATGAAGAACGTGGGCGCCGGCAAGCGGAAATTCGGATTCGTGGGCAAATTGCCGTTGGTCCGCGGCGCGCCCCAATATTTCGCCGCCGTTTCCGCGCTGCCTCCTTCGCCCGTTGTGCCGGCGCCGTTGAGCAGCGAGTAACCCACGTGCGCCACTCTTCCCGCCGGAACAGTTTTGCCGTTTTTCGACGAAATTGTCAGCGTGGTTTGATTCGTCGTGGCATTAAACGCTGTGGAAAAATTCGTATTTCCCACACCGAACGTCGGATAGTTGTTCTGCAAAACGCCCGGGCCGGTCCAGTTGCCTTTCAACACAATGTTAATAGTATTTTCTGCGGCGCCCGATAGATTCTTCACATCTTCGTTGCAGCCCACAAAATGCTGCGTGGGCTTGGGAGTGCTCGGCGAAGCGGGCGGCTCCTGCGGCGGCACACCGCCGCCGGTAAAGCCAGGGAAATCCACATTCGGATTGTTCGGCGTTAAATGCGGCGGCGGATTGTTATTCACCACGGGGCTGGGAATGTTCAAGACAATGCTGCCCGCGGTTTGCGAAAACGTGGGAGCAGGCGAGCCCACCGGCACCGCGGTGGCATAGCCATTCAATATCCAACTAGCCAAATTGCCTGTGTTGTTCGCGGTGGAATACCCATTGATCAGCGTGTAATTCCCCGAACCGTACGAAAAATCTGCATTGGGAGATAAACTGACCGCATTGCCCAAAGCGACTGTGCCGGTGACCGTCAGCAAATCATTGCCGTTGGCTGGGCCTGCGGCGGTGCTACTGTTGGAAAGAACGTACGCAAGGTTGGAATTGTCCGAGAGCGTCAGATTGCCGTTGACGACCAAATTGTTCGGTCCGCCGGAAGTG
Coding sequences within:
- a CDS encoding zinc ribbon domain-containing protein — protein: MPDILLKCTVCGALLDEEDLFCPNCGTEAPTGNSNAATSSAENSPTVPVGAVSVGAVPVGAASQTPSPPGGGDGVRGNDAVVASPATDHRPPTTNNTPATHQTTCNFACRGCGASMSYDASAQTLRCPFCGSEQLEKKPDAKEIAPDAVVPFSISRDQAVANMRQWLGQGFWRPGDLAQQAAIVKMTAVYIPYWVFDAQTHTNWAADSSHTPAGARASWYPVAGQHEGEYSGLLVGASGALTGAETAALCPFDLSAAAAPNAGDLKNAIYERFTVPRKYARPLARQGLEAGESDACQQYVTGKCRNMHVNVRITNLDSHPMLLPVWIMAYRYRDQVFRFLCNGQTGKCSGQAPVSYKKIGVAVAIAAIIIALILFWLLFLGGGGRHREARWNGFSATPTILPIVELNQFRDCQSTRLAGYFHRDSLPTAVKV
- the cysS gene encoding cysteine--tRNA ligase, whose translation is MSTATSRLPTAATNLSPSKLRVYSTLSRTKEPFVPVKPGQVGMYLCGPTVYKPSHIGHMVGPVIFDAIKRYLVYLGYKVTWVVNVTDVDDKLIKESTARNMTMAKLAEEMTADYLHNLDALGVDTIDHFPKATDNIDEIIRFTQSLIDKGFAYESEGDVYFEVAKDSGYGKLSRRTAESLQGEGGDMWERKRSPGDFALWKSAKPGEPAWESPWGKGRPGWHIECSAMSHRILGETFDIHGGGLDLIFPHHENEIAQSECANGKPQAKYWLHNGLMQAAAETGKIGGRNTRTQNPAGATAGLPSSASAASATANPQAGDLSSQQTGKISKSTGASAFRDLLSRHQPETIRFFLLSTHYRSPIQYSEELLQGKAQNLESFYRFFKLLERITGRNFYSLQSATTRAAGEFNPTGNSLLTEVAALRQKFLEAMDDDFNTGAGTAVLFELLTALNKYVAAEKLEAGQPDAAKVAALEKGATVLKELAAILGLFRKPVEQKSAGDDGALVASLVKLVTELQTAGKLAEPAAAAAAAASAQTDSLMKLLIDARAAARKNKDFATGDLIRNRLTELGITLEDRPGGTEWNRA
- a CDS encoding zinc ribbon domain-containing protein produces the protein MPTPAATAELAHTAAPQGHACANCGSPVELGDKFCNVCGAPQPVAEQTQPIAPVTRTVECKNCGAKLTLAADQRSITCPFCDSNMVVESTDEQTGRQPPEFIIGFAITPQQALEKFRAWLRESGMFRPGDLSTAKIEEKLRGVYLPFWSFSMLAQSQWSAQIGEHWYRTETYTTIINGKPVTQTRTVTETEWWSLAGQHHNYYSGYLVSGSKGLPQADAERIKPFRLAALKRYQPYFLAGWLSEEYSVRRDAALPQCQQEFLHWEQRNVENFLPGDTHSQVLVNCDFSDVNSDLILLPVYLLSYRYGDKLYRFLLNGQTGKTTGDKPYSQIRIGVAVAIGLVVAVILWWLASHR
- the ruvA gene encoding Holliday junction branch migration protein RuvA, with the protein product MITNISGRLLRVDVESLTLQVGAFQYEVLIPEFARRRLQSQVDHDISLHTIEYLEGNAMGGRMTPRLIGFLTEVEREFFDLVCEVDGVGVKKALRAMVRPVREVATAIEEQDVKSLSGLPGIGPATAERMVAKLRRKMPKFALMVARDEPRAPETEADRDILRETFDALRSLGHSEHDARRLIETALETKKKPKTVEEMLQAIYQNSHKK
- a CDS encoding type II toxin-antitoxin system RelE/ParE family toxin, with product MGQINWTHEAERWLREIHDYIAQDNPSAAKRTAYGIYHKVQLLKLL
- a CDS encoding crossover junction endodeoxyribonuclease RuvC — its product is MLNRKRRASPAAKTSAPCPSPAPHSPFPIPHSPFPTRILGIDPGLNITGYGVLERNEKNPKQPRVIEAGVIRGNAKQSLEDRLAEIHAGVADCIATLKPGVMALEQLYSHVAHPRTSILMGHARGVICLAAAQAGIAVIHYPSTQIKRILTGNGRASKEQMQLAIQRELRLDELPDPPDVADALAVAVCHYYLGRREQESALANEQPASRL